One stretch of Sporichthya brevicatena DNA includes these proteins:
- a CDS encoding calcium-binding protein — MGSSTRGLVLTTASALAALAGFATLGASAAAALPGGCTQAAQTVTCTFTDSTQVLHFTVPEQVTALTFDVRGGRGGGYGGAGGHVVATLPADPGDVLDLFVGAGGENGGQTAGQPGGGAGTSMSAGGGGGTFVFAGGSPTGADHVPLIAAGGGGGGGSNEYAVGGAGGGTAGGDAAGGGGNLPGKGGSQSAGGAAVLGDTAGAKGRGGPGFNDGGAGGGGGYYGGSGGAFDGAGGGGSGYVPEGATASTHEDADGSIRISYALPAPPATPTPTPTATPKPTPKPPVTPPAPRYTCDGVAATIVGTPGNDTIVGTPGRDVIVGRGGNDTISGLGGDDLICGNDGNDTVDAGPGKDRVIGGSGNDTLIGGAGDDRLDGGGGNDTLRGGAGRDTANGGKGNDTFHGIERIAG; from the coding sequence GTGGGCTCTTCGACCCGTGGCCTCGTCCTGACGACGGCGTCCGCGCTGGCCGCCCTGGCCGGCTTCGCGACGCTCGGCGCCAGTGCCGCGGCCGCCCTGCCCGGTGGCTGCACCCAGGCAGCGCAGACGGTGACGTGCACGTTCACCGACTCCACCCAGGTCCTGCACTTCACCGTCCCGGAGCAGGTCACCGCGTTGACGTTCGACGTCCGCGGGGGCCGGGGCGGCGGGTACGGCGGTGCCGGTGGTCACGTCGTCGCGACCCTGCCGGCCGATCCCGGCGACGTGCTCGACCTGTTCGTGGGCGCGGGTGGCGAGAACGGCGGCCAGACCGCGGGGCAGCCCGGCGGCGGGGCCGGCACCTCCATGTCCGCCGGGGGCGGTGGGGGAACCTTCGTGTTCGCAGGCGGGAGCCCGACCGGGGCCGACCACGTTCCGCTGATCGCCGCCGGGGGCGGCGGTGGCGGGGGCAGCAACGAGTACGCCGTCGGCGGGGCCGGGGGCGGCACGGCCGGGGGCGACGCCGCCGGCGGGGGCGGAAATCTGCCCGGGAAGGGCGGCAGCCAGAGCGCCGGCGGCGCGGCGGTGCTCGGGGACACCGCGGGCGCGAAGGGCCGCGGCGGCCCCGGATTCAACGACGGCGGCGCCGGGGGTGGCGGGGGCTACTACGGCGGCTCCGGCGGCGCCTTCGACGGCGCCGGCGGAGGCGGCAGCGGCTACGTGCCGGAGGGCGCGACCGCCTCGACCCACGAGGACGCCGACGGCTCGATCCGGATCTCCTACGCCCTGCCGGCTCCGCCCGCGACGCCGACCCCGACCCCGACCGCGACCCCGAAGCCGACCCCGAAACCGCCGGTCACGCCCCCGGCACCCCGGTACACCTGCGACGGCGTGGCGGCGACGATCGTCGGCACCCCCGGCAACGACACGATCGTCGGGACCCCCGGCCGCGACGTCATCGTCGGCCGCGGCGGAAACGACACCATCTCCGGCCTCGGCGGCGACGACCTCATCTGCGGCAACGACGGCAACGACACCGTCGACGCCGGCCCCGGCAAGGACCGCGTGATCGGCGGCAGCGGCAACGACACGCTGATCGGCGGCGCAGGCGACGACCGCCTCGACGGCGGTGGCGGCAACGACACCCTGCGCGGCGGCGCGGGCCGCGACACCGCCAACGGCGGCAAGGGCAACGACACCTTCCACGGCATCGAGCGCATCGCCGGCTGA
- a CDS encoding calcium-binding protein, with protein MTINTRHRLGVSAGAVALFAGLAPLGTAAPAAAALPSECVDGGTTVTCTYTDSTQVLHFTVPAGVTTLTATTRGGSGRHGVYWYDATVIIGGPGGRGGVVSGDLPVTPGSVLDLWIGAEATARTGAVSGGAPSGGDGSAMESIISHEGGGGGGGTFVLPAGATPTGATNPLIAAGGGGGGDTDFSLGPGRSGGSGGGTTGAGGESGYLVTAGTGGTETTGGSANGTRGRGGNSATSGGAGGGGGYYGGGGAQSGLTGTGGGGSGFVPTGGSSDPAGNVGPGSVVLTYTKPVTPPVTPPVIPPAKTYYCGGLKATIVGTPGNDVLVGTPGRDVIVGRGGNDIIRGLGGNDVICGNDGKDTIDGGKGNDRIIGGSGNDTLRGGRGNDTLNGGKGNDTLIGGKGRDVLNGGKGRDTGNGGPGKNTFRSIERKTG; from the coding sequence ATGACCATCAACACCCGACACCGCCTCGGAGTCTCCGCCGGCGCCGTTGCGCTGTTCGCCGGCCTCGCACCGCTCGGCACCGCCGCACCCGCGGCCGCCGCACTCCCGAGCGAGTGCGTCGACGGCGGGACAACCGTCACCTGCACGTACACCGACTCCACCCAGGTCCTGCACTTCACCGTCCCGGCGGGGGTCACCACCCTGACCGCGACGACACGAGGCGGATCCGGACGGCACGGCGTCTACTGGTACGACGCCACCGTGATCATCGGCGGGCCGGGTGGCCGCGGCGGCGTGGTGTCCGGCGACCTTCCGGTGACCCCGGGGTCCGTGCTCGACCTGTGGATCGGTGCCGAGGCCACCGCTCGGACCGGCGCGGTCAGCGGCGGCGCCCCCAGCGGCGGGGACGGAAGCGCCATGGAGAGCATCATCAGCCACGAGGGCGGGGGTGGCGGCGGCGGGACCTTCGTCCTCCCGGCCGGGGCGACCCCGACCGGTGCGACCAACCCGCTGATCGCCGCCGGCGGTGGTGGCGGCGGCGACACCGATTTCAGCCTCGGCCCCGGCCGGTCCGGTGGGTCCGGCGGCGGGACGACCGGCGCCGGCGGCGAGTCCGGCTACCTCGTCACCGCCGGCACCGGCGGCACCGAAACGACCGGCGGATCGGCGAACGGTACCCGCGGACGCGGCGGCAACTCCGCGACCTCCGGCGGCGCCGGCGGCGGGGGTGGCTACTACGGCGGCGGCGGCGCCCAGAGCGGACTGACCGGCACCGGCGGCGGGGGCAGCGGCTTCGTGCCTACCGGCGGGTCGTCCGACCCCGCCGGCAACGTCGGTCCGGGCTCGGTCGTGCTCACGTACACCAAGCCCGTGACCCCGCCCGTCACTCCCCCGGTCATCCCGCCGGCCAAGACGTACTACTGCGGCGGGCTGAAGGCCACCATCGTCGGCACCCCCGGCAACGACGTTCTCGTCGGCACCCCGGGCCGGGACGTCATCGTCGGCCGCGGCGGCAACGACATCATCCGCGGACTCGGCGGCAACGACGTCATCTGCGGCAACGACGGCAAGGACACCATCGATGGCGGCAAGGGCAACGACCGCATCATCGGTGGAAGCGGCAACGACACCCTGCGCGGCGGACGCGGCAACGACACCCTCAACGGGGGCAAGGGCAACGACACCCTGATCGGCGGCAAGGGCCGCGATGTCCTCAACGGCGGCAAGGGGCGCGACACCGGCAACGGCGGCCCCGGGAAGAACACCTTCCGCAGCATCGAGCGCAAGACCGGCTGA
- a CDS encoding HNH endonuclease signature motif containing protein, with product MSDFPAAHAESEQLVPIEVLADRITEGAGHLAAATGAWLALIEEYDRRRGWASWGVKSCAHWLAWRCGIGLTAAREHIRTARALADLPVTRAALAAGQLSYSKARALTRVATPESEASLVEIAVSCTGAQLEELARGMRRAGTRDEVNARHARRSVSWSWAEDGSLELKGRFSPEDGAVIVAALEAARDNLPDPTPGEAGADDNASAETFSGTPADEHGPAAYPKRVTTQRNADAMLVLAETLLASGPAPAPGGARHSVMIHTDLDALTDTVGEESAGRIENGPELHPETVRRLCCDSGAVIVAHHNTEGERSGRKRWATGRRGTWMDVGRRTRTIPAALRHALHLRDGGCRFPGCTETRFVDAHHVLWWSWGGPTALWNLVLLCRRHHRAVHEGGFGVRPDPRHGFVFTRPDRVVIPDNPATWRPDAARAGTGVAAEFEVPVDLSTTERLAAMHQVSITPHTATPAWNGDRLDLDYALAVLLGNRRAADEGPRGFEPTGAALN from the coding sequence ATGAGCGACTTCCCCGCCGCGCACGCCGAGTCCGAGCAGCTGGTGCCGATCGAGGTGCTGGCGGACCGCATCACCGAGGGTGCCGGGCACCTGGCCGCCGCGACCGGAGCTTGGCTGGCGCTGATCGAGGAGTACGACCGGCGCCGGGGCTGGGCGTCGTGGGGCGTGAAGTCGTGCGCGCACTGGCTCGCGTGGCGATGTGGCATCGGGCTGACCGCCGCCCGGGAACACATCCGCACCGCCCGGGCCCTCGCCGACCTGCCTGTGACCCGGGCCGCGCTGGCGGCGGGGCAACTGTCCTACTCGAAGGCGCGGGCGCTGACGCGGGTGGCGACCCCGGAGTCCGAGGCGTCCCTGGTGGAGATCGCCGTGTCGTGCACCGGGGCTCAGTTGGAAGAGCTCGCCCGGGGGATGCGCCGGGCCGGGACGCGGGACGAGGTCAACGCCCGGCATGCGCGGCGCTCGGTGTCCTGGTCGTGGGCCGAGGACGGCTCACTGGAACTCAAGGGCCGGTTCTCCCCGGAGGACGGGGCGGTCATCGTGGCCGCGCTCGAAGCGGCCCGGGACAACCTGCCGGACCCCACGCCCGGCGAGGCCGGCGCGGACGACAACGCTTCCGCGGAAACGTTTTCCGGCACGCCCGCCGACGAGCACGGCCCCGCCGCCTATCCCAAGCGCGTCACCACGCAGCGCAACGCCGACGCGATGCTGGTCCTGGCCGAGACCCTGCTGGCCTCCGGTCCGGCGCCGGCCCCCGGCGGCGCCCGCCATTCGGTCATGATCCACACCGACCTGGACGCGCTCACCGACACGGTGGGCGAGGAGAGTGCCGGGCGCATCGAGAACGGACCGGAACTGCACCCGGAGACCGTGCGCCGGCTGTGCTGCGACTCCGGGGCGGTGATCGTGGCCCATCACAACACCGAGGGCGAGCGGTCCGGCAGGAAGCGATGGGCGACCGGGCGACGCGGGACCTGGATGGACGTCGGCCGGCGAACCCGGACCATCCCCGCGGCGCTGCGGCACGCTCTGCACCTGCGCGACGGCGGATGCCGGTTCCCCGGCTGCACGGAGACCCGGTTCGTCGACGCCCACCACGTCCTCTGGTGGTCCTGGGGCGGGCCGACCGCGCTGTGGAACCTGGTCCTGCTCTGCCGTCGGCATCACCGCGCGGTGCACGAAGGTGGGTTCGGGGTCCGCCCCGACCCGCGTCACGGGTTCGTGTTCACCCGGCCTGACCGGGTCGTCATCCCGGACAACCCCGCGACCTGGCGGCCCGACGCCGCCCGGGCCGGCACCGGGGTCGCGGCGGAGTTCGAGGTTCCGGTCGACCTGAGCACCACCGAACGCCTCGCCGCGATGCACCAGGTCTCGATCACCCCGCACACCGCGACCCCGGCCTGGAACGGGGACCGGCTCGACCTGGACTACGCCCTCGCCGTCCTGCTCGGCAACCGCCGCGCGGCCGACGAGGGTCCCCGCGGTTTCGAGCCCACCGGGGCGGCGCTGAACTGA
- a CDS encoding glycosyltransferase family 1 protein has protein sequence MTRRAMVYGHVDLNLIDGSAIWVQGIVQTLSNAGCQVDLVLKAPIKTDRLTAPLAALPNVTLVKPFEDALLPELSGKSNGLTPAQVSKVLKALDTKAPYDLVVVRGLPAVSRLVADDVATGRLWTYLTDVPQSMVEATPEAVDQLTAIAKASRFLLCQTEELRGFFEGLVPEACGRSVLFPPVAPEVTGVESPPPPSADSALKLVYTGKYAPRWNTLEMAALPEQLGARGVNAELHMVGDKVHDDPKDATYKERMQAALESGKGVIWHGGQPREKAMQLAGAAHVGLSWRDADLDDSLELSTKVLEYGVLGLPAVLNRTPMHERLLGPDYPLFVDGIGANGPDHGLGEVVDLIAAVATDPAKYALARERTGAAAAQHTMTKATERMAALIERAFPSPRPNLPAAGARPLRVVVAGHDMKFFTRIADYLAALPGVELRMDHWETLNRHDKERSRELLDWADVIICEWCGGNAIWYSKHKRSNQRLIIRLHRFELFTNYVKQVKIRNVDTVVCVNRHYADLTAQITKWPAEKIVVVPNWVDGAQLNRPKLTGAQFHLGMIGIAPARKRMDLALDVLAELRRDDKRFHLFVKSKQAWDYWWVWRQPAERAHVDDLMRRIRTDPNLRDAVVFDGFGPDVPAWLRGVGWVLSTSDDESFHLSPAEGMASGAVPAVLPWPGARTVYAEEWVHDSAAAIAAEIRTVTAEGTWEDRRAEAQRQVIAAFDLPVVCNTFADLLTGAPQS, from the coding sequence ATGACCCGCCGCGCCATGGTCTACGGCCACGTCGACCTCAACCTCATCGACGGCTCGGCCATCTGGGTCCAGGGCATCGTCCAGACACTGTCGAACGCCGGGTGCCAGGTCGACCTGGTCCTGAAGGCGCCGATCAAGACCGACCGTCTCACCGCTCCCCTGGCGGCGCTGCCGAACGTCACGCTCGTGAAGCCGTTCGAGGACGCGCTGCTGCCCGAACTCTCGGGCAAGTCCAACGGTCTGACCCCGGCTCAGGTCTCCAAGGTCCTGAAAGCACTGGACACCAAGGCGCCCTACGACCTCGTCGTCGTGCGCGGCCTCCCGGCGGTGTCCCGTCTCGTCGCCGACGACGTCGCGACCGGCCGCCTGTGGACCTACCTCACCGACGTCCCGCAGTCCATGGTCGAGGCGACCCCGGAGGCCGTCGACCAGCTGACGGCGATCGCGAAGGCGTCGCGCTTCCTGCTCTGCCAGACCGAGGAGCTCCGCGGCTTCTTCGAGGGCCTCGTGCCCGAGGCCTGTGGCCGTTCGGTTCTCTTCCCCCCGGTCGCGCCGGAGGTCACCGGCGTCGAGTCGCCGCCCCCGCCGTCCGCCGACAGTGCGCTCAAGCTCGTCTACACCGGCAAGTACGCGCCGCGCTGGAACACCCTCGAGATGGCCGCGCTGCCCGAGCAGCTCGGCGCCCGCGGGGTCAACGCCGAGCTGCACATGGTCGGTGACAAGGTCCACGACGACCCGAAGGACGCCACGTACAAGGAGCGGATGCAGGCCGCCCTGGAGTCCGGCAAGGGCGTGATCTGGCACGGCGGTCAGCCGCGTGAGAAGGCGATGCAGCTCGCCGGCGCCGCGCACGTCGGCCTGTCCTGGCGCGACGCGGACCTCGACGACAGCCTCGAGCTCTCCACCAAGGTCCTGGAGTACGGCGTGCTCGGTCTGCCGGCCGTGCTGAACCGGACGCCGATGCACGAGCGTCTGCTCGGGCCCGACTACCCGCTGTTCGTCGACGGCATCGGCGCGAACGGGCCGGACCACGGCCTCGGCGAGGTCGTCGACCTGATCGCCGCCGTCGCGACCGACCCCGCCAAGTACGCCCTCGCCCGCGAACGGACCGGCGCCGCCGCCGCCCAGCACACGATGACGAAGGCGACCGAGCGCATGGCCGCCCTGATCGAGCGCGCCTTTCCCTCGCCCCGGCCGAACCTGCCCGCCGCCGGTGCGCGCCCACTGCGGGTCGTCGTCGCCGGGCACGACATGAAGTTCTTCACCCGCATCGCGGACTACCTGGCCGCGCTGCCCGGCGTCGAACTGCGCATGGACCACTGGGAGACCCTGAACCGCCACGACAAGGAACGCAGCCGGGAACTGCTCGACTGGGCCGACGTCATCATCTGCGAGTGGTGCGGCGGCAACGCGATCTGGTACTCGAAGCACAAGCGCTCCAACCAGCGCCTGATCATCCGTCTGCACCGGTTCGAACTGTTCACGAACTACGTCAAGCAGGTGAAGATCCGCAACGTCGACACCGTCGTCTGCGTGAACCGGCACTACGCCGACCTCACCGCGCAAATCACGAAGTGGCCGGCCGAGAAGATCGTGGTGGTCCCGAACTGGGTCGACGGCGCACAGCTGAACCGACCGAAGCTGACGGGTGCCCAGTTCCACCTGGGCATGATCGGCATCGCCCCGGCCCGCAAGCGGATGGACCTGGCGCTCGACGTCCTCGCCGAGCTCCGCCGCGACGACAAGCGCTTCCACCTGTTCGTGAAGAGCAAGCAGGCCTGGGACTACTGGTGGGTCTGGCGGCAGCCCGCCGAGCGCGCGCACGTGGACGACCTGATGCGCCGCATCCGGACGGACCCGAACCTGCGCGACGCGGTCGTCTTCGACGGCTTCGGGCCGGACGTGCCGGCCTGGCTGCGCGGCGTCGGCTGGGTGCTCTCGACCAGCGACGACGAGAGCTTCCACCTCTCCCCCGCCGAGGGCATGGCCTCCGGCGCGGTGCCGGCGGTCCTGCCGTGGCCGGGTGCCCGCACGGTCTACGCCGAGGAGTGGGTGCACGACTCCGCGGCCGCGATCGCGGCGGAGATCCGGACGGTGACCGCCGAGGGCACCTGGGAGGACCGGCGCGCCGAGGCCCAGCGTCAGGTCATCGCCGCGTTCGACCTCCCGGTCGTGTGCAACACCTTCGCGGACCTGCTGACCGGGGCTCCGCAGAGCTGA
- a CDS encoding polysaccharide deacetylase family protein: MARATRAAALALGLALLGACGGGDDTRAVEPSPTPATTLPPPTATVTPRPTATASATPTRSPAARVPAAGGIDELGRIPILMYHQIRTKLRAPSDRTPAQFRADLRRLHAEGYRPVTAADYVAGNIDLPVGTHPVVLTFDDSSAGQAQIGPDGEPEPDTALGILEAFGRAHPDFRPTATFFVLTNRIPFNDPDVLPWLAANGYEIGAHTQSHPQLPDLDDLAVQEQIGANVADIEAAVPGYRVRTFATPYGRLPRNPELAWRGSHNGVPYEFTGVFGTGGTAALSPFAPAFDPYAIPRLAAGLSAAEAVLAELRRRPELRYTSDGGPDRVSGGRRASA, from the coding sequence GTGGCCCGAGCGACCCGAGCCGCGGCCCTCGCCCTCGGCCTGGCCCTGCTCGGTGCCTGCGGAGGTGGGGACGACACCCGAGCCGTGGAACCCAGCCCCACGCCGGCGACGACCCTCCCCCCGCCGACCGCCACCGTGACCCCGCGTCCGACGGCCACCGCCTCCGCCACACCGACCCGCTCGCCCGCCGCCCGGGTCCCGGCCGCGGGCGGGATCGACGAGCTCGGCCGGATCCCGATTCTGATGTACCACCAGATCCGGACCAAGCTGCGCGCCCCGTCGGACCGGACGCCCGCGCAGTTCCGCGCGGACCTGCGCCGGCTCCACGCCGAGGGCTACCGGCCCGTGACGGCTGCGGACTACGTCGCCGGGAACATCGACCTGCCCGTCGGCACGCACCCGGTGGTGCTGACCTTCGACGACTCCTCCGCCGGCCAGGCGCAGATCGGGCCGGACGGTGAGCCGGAGCCGGACACCGCGCTCGGCATCCTCGAGGCCTTCGGCCGCGCACATCCGGACTTTCGCCCCACCGCCACGTTCTTCGTCCTGACCAACCGCATCCCGTTCAACGACCCCGACGTGCTGCCCTGGCTGGCCGCGAACGGGTACGAGATCGGGGCACACACCCAGTCGCACCCGCAGTTGCCGGACCTCGACGACCTCGCCGTCCAGGAGCAGATCGGCGCCAACGTCGCCGACATCGAGGCCGCGGTCCCCGGGTACCGGGTGCGGACGTTCGCGACCCCGTACGGCCGTCTGCCCCGCAATCCCGAGCTCGCCTGGCGCGGCTCCCACAACGGCGTCCCGTACGAGTTCACCGGCGTCTTCGGCACCGGGGGTACGGCCGCGCTCTCCCCGTTCGCGCCGGCGTTCGACCCCTACGCGATCCCGCGCCTCGCGGCCGGGCTCTCCGCGGCGGAGGCGGTGCTCGCCGAACTGCGCCGGCGCCCGGAGCTCCGGTACACCTCCGACGGCGGCCCGGACCGGGTCAGCGGCGGGCGGCGAGCCAGCGCTTGA
- the wecB gene encoding non-hydrolyzing UDP-N-acetylglucosamine 2-epimerase: MDAEILHVLGARPNFPKAAPVIRALDALAIPGLTQQIVHTGQHYDTLMSDVFFADLGLPEPVANLGVGSGSHGKQTGALLAGLEDLIAERRPELVLVYGDVNSTLAAALVCSKMGVPFGHVEAGLRSFDRTMPEEINRIVTDSLADLLFATSPEAIGLLGQEGISPDKVHLVGNPMIDSLFAALPKLDAAAMRARFSLPERYGVATLHRPGNVDDVAAARELVEAVNEVSRMLPIVLPLHPRGRATLAEAGLVATPDLQIVDPLGYLDFMSLVRGAALVLTDSGGVQEETTALKVPCLTARPNTERPITCTHGTNKLVTPATMVAAAKEALSAEAEWPPEGPPLWDGQAGPRIAHVLKRWLAARR; the protein is encoded by the coding sequence ATGGACGCGGAGATCCTGCACGTACTCGGAGCGCGTCCCAATTTTCCCAAGGCCGCCCCGGTGATCCGGGCGCTCGACGCCCTGGCGATCCCCGGTCTGACGCAGCAGATCGTCCACACCGGTCAGCACTACGACACGTTGATGTCGGACGTGTTCTTCGCCGACCTCGGCCTGCCGGAGCCCGTGGCCAACCTCGGCGTCGGTTCGGGCAGCCACGGGAAGCAGACCGGTGCCCTGCTGGCCGGGCTCGAGGACCTGATCGCGGAGCGCCGCCCGGAGCTCGTGCTCGTCTACGGCGACGTGAACTCCACCCTCGCCGCGGCGCTGGTGTGCTCGAAGATGGGCGTCCCGTTCGGCCACGTCGAGGCCGGCCTGCGCTCGTTCGACCGGACGATGCCGGAGGAGATCAACCGGATCGTCACGGACTCCCTCGCGGACCTGCTCTTCGCGACCAGCCCCGAGGCGATCGGCCTGCTCGGGCAGGAGGGCATCAGCCCGGACAAGGTCCACCTCGTCGGCAACCCGATGATCGACAGCCTGTTCGCCGCGCTGCCCAAGCTCGACGCCGCGGCGATGCGTGCGCGCTTCAGCCTGCCGGAGCGCTACGGCGTCGCGACCCTGCACCGGCCCGGCAACGTCGACGACGTCGCCGCCGCGCGGGAGCTCGTCGAGGCGGTCAACGAGGTCAGCCGGATGCTGCCGATCGTGCTGCCGCTGCACCCGCGCGGCCGGGCGACGCTGGCCGAGGCCGGGCTCGTCGCGACGCCGGACCTGCAGATCGTCGACCCGCTCGGCTACCTGGACTTCATGTCCCTCGTCCGCGGTGCGGCCCTGGTGCTCACCGACTCCGGGGGCGTCCAGGAGGAGACGACGGCGCTGAAGGTGCCGTGTCTGACGGCCCGTCCGAACACCGAGCGCCCCATCACCTGCACGCACGGCACCAACAAGCTCGTGACGCCGGCGACGATGGTCGCCGCGGCGAAGGAGGCGCTGTCCGCGGAGGCCGAGTGGCCGCCGGAGGGCCCGCCGCTGTGGGACGGTCAGGCCGGCCCGCGCATCGCGCACGTCCTCAAGCGCTGGCTCGCCGCCCGCCGCTGA
- a CDS encoding sulfotransferase, with amino-acid sequence MERPVLVMGCPRSGTTLMRLMLLSHPRIAVPPETRFVLRSYYERAKFGDLTQEANRRKLAEFITGKQGQFERLGIDRKQTIEAIVAAPPTIGSALSATFEQYAARFDKPRWGDKFPTYIEHVDDLLRLYPDAQLVNMVRDGRDAAASLTRQRWSKRDTPEAIAQWNRAIDYGRRAAKRVPPGQWMEIRYEALVSDPEPVLKELCNFIGEDFAPEMLTPHEVGSDATVDGRPLAGKLAGEVTTSSIGRWRERFEPWEAELMNAMSGRRLRSLGYEVPKGARPSPKAVARTIQADLDHRARRIRRQQKDLLQRRQEAKAGISVAAVPR; translated from the coding sequence GTGGAACGTCCTGTCCTGGTCATGGGGTGCCCGCGCTCCGGAACGACGCTGATGCGGCTGATGCTGCTCTCGCACCCGCGGATCGCCGTTCCCCCGGAGACCCGCTTCGTGCTCCGCAGCTACTACGAGCGCGCCAAGTTCGGCGATCTCACGCAGGAGGCGAACCGGCGCAAGCTCGCCGAGTTCATCACCGGCAAGCAGGGCCAGTTCGAGCGCCTCGGCATCGACCGGAAGCAGACGATCGAGGCGATCGTCGCCGCACCGCCCACCATCGGGTCCGCGCTCTCCGCGACCTTCGAGCAGTACGCCGCGCGCTTCGACAAGCCGCGCTGGGGCGACAAGTTCCCCACCTACATCGAGCACGTCGACGACCTGCTGCGCCTGTACCCGGACGCCCAGCTGGTCAACATGGTCCGCGACGGCCGGGACGCCGCGGCGTCCCTGACCCGGCAACGCTGGTCCAAGCGCGACACCCCCGAGGCCATCGCCCAGTGGAACCGCGCGATCGACTACGGCCGCCGTGCCGCCAAGCGGGTGCCGCCCGGGCAGTGGATGGAGATCCGCTACGAGGCACTCGTCAGCGACCCCGAGCCCGTGCTCAAGGAGCTGTGCAACTTCATCGGGGAGGACTTCGCCCCCGAGATGCTCACCCCGCACGAGGTCGGCTCCGACGCCACCGTCGACGGGCGCCCGCTCGCGGGCAAGCTCGCCGGTGAGGTGACGACGAGCAGCATCGGCCGCTGGCGGGAGCGCTTCGAGCCGTGGGAGGCCGAGCTGATGAACGCGATGTCGGGCCGCCGGCTGCGTTCGCTCGGCTACGAGGTGCCCAAGGGCGCCCGCCCGTCGCCGAAGGCCGTCGCGCGCACGATCCAGGCCGACCTGGACCACCGCGCCCGCCGGATCCGCCGGCAGCAGAAGGACCTGCTCCAGCGGCGGCAGGAGGCCAAGGCCGGCATCTCGGTGGCGGCCGTCCCGCGCTGA
- a CDS encoding sulfotransferase domain-containing protein yields the protein MTCIAVVGAAKSGTSALFAAVRNVGDWLAIYEMNNERQLAFLTNHPAPQRMTKILVRRVVERNLNLAAFDKQVYLVRDPRDMLISWMLFRPLLHGSAHDDDFWNEFVGTLRKKEADPASVSIADLEAIYLRRGLDMPFARRLRRGFSDQKHVLTQYPDMHVLRYEDFLDGKVDAVSEYLGIPIATKVRLGEHSGYNERSKSAGGWRHWFTPGDVETYRELFDPQLAKYDYDLDWTLASDPQINPATSSEYLERNRNRPQLIGNGPEQFLPADRYDDTRLAVLRSGVQDGREAAMIELALVYLRGVHQPQDLAAAKELLEDASARGNAYAMVHRGLGARYRVPGWGTDPGPFFSKAASIAGRKRTDQIILALDPAWRQHVLPAAGKARPFAVPTERIRIQLADGLARAKALRSKLQERVGR from the coding sequence ATGACGTGCATCGCGGTCGTCGGGGCCGCCAAGTCGGGCACGTCGGCCCTGTTCGCGGCCGTCCGCAACGTGGGCGACTGGCTGGCCATCTACGAGATGAACAACGAGCGCCAGCTCGCGTTCCTGACGAACCATCCGGCACCGCAGCGGATGACGAAGATCCTCGTCCGTCGCGTCGTCGAGCGGAACCTGAACCTCGCCGCCTTCGACAAGCAGGTCTACCTGGTCCGTGACCCCCGGGACATGCTGATCAGCTGGATGCTGTTCCGCCCCCTGCTCCACGGCTCCGCCCACGACGACGACTTCTGGAACGAGTTCGTCGGGACGCTGCGGAAGAAGGAGGCCGACCCGGCGTCGGTGTCCATCGCGGACCTCGAAGCCATCTATCTGCGCCGTGGCCTCGACATGCCGTTCGCGCGCCGACTGCGTCGCGGATTCTCCGACCAGAAGCACGTGCTGACCCAGTACCCGGACATGCACGTCCTGCGCTACGAGGACTTCCTCGACGGCAAGGTCGACGCGGTCTCGGAGTACCTCGGCATCCCGATCGCGACGAAGGTCCGCCTCGGCGAGCACAGCGGCTACAACGAGCGCAGCAAGTCCGCCGGCGGCTGGCGTCACTGGTTCACCCCGGGCGACGTCGAGACCTACCGCGAGCTCTTCGACCCGCAGCTCGCGAAGTACGACTACGACCTCGACTGGACGCTGGCGAGCGACCCGCAGATCAACCCGGCGACCTCCTCGGAGTACCTGGAGCGCAACCGGAACCGGCCGCAGCTGATCGGCAACGGTCCCGAGCAGTTCCTCCCGGCGGACAGGTACGACGACACGCGTCTGGCGGTGCTGCGGTCCGGGGTCCAGGACGGCCGCGAGGCCGCGATGATCGAGCTCGCGCTCGTCTACCTGCGCGGGGTGCACCAGCCGCAGGACCTCGCCGCGGCGAAGGAGCTGCTCGAGGACGCCTCCGCCCGGGGCAACGCGTACGCGATGGTCCACCGCGGCCTCGGCGCCCGGTACCGCGTCCCCGGCTGGGGGACCGACCCGGGCCCGTTCTTCTCGAAGGCCGCGTCGATCGCCGGACGCAAGCGGACCGACCAGATCATCCTCGCGCTCGACCCGGCCTGGCGGCAGCACGTGCTCCCGGCCGCGGGCAAGGCCCGGCCGTTCGCGGTCCCGACCGAGCGCATCCGCATCCAGCTGGCGGACGGCCTCGCCCGCGCCAAGGCGCTGCGCTCCAAGCTGCAGGAGCGCGTCGGGCGCTGA